A genomic window from Gallus gallus isolate bGalGal1 chromosome 33, bGalGal1.mat.broiler.GRCg7b, whole genome shotgun sequence includes:
- the LOC107056257 gene encoding olfactory receptor 14A16-like — translation MPNSSSISEFLLLALADTRQLQLLHFWLLLGIYLAALLGNGLISTAVACDHRLHTPMYFFLLNLALLDLGCISTTLPKAMANALWHTRHISYAGCAAQVLLFVFFFSAEYYLLTIMSYDRYVAICKPLHYGTLLGSRACATMAAAAWGTGLFNSLLHTANTFSLPLCQGNAVDQFFCEIPQILKLSCSESYLSEVGLLLFSVCLSLGCFVFIVVSYVQIFRAVLRMPSEQGQHKAFSTCLPHLAVVSLFVSTGFFAYVKPPSISSPFIDLTVALLYSVVPPTLNPIIYSMRNKEIKHALRKLLQYVHYSSFSKVPIFLT, via the coding sequence atgcccaacagcagctccatcagcgagttcctcctcctggcgttggcagacacgcggcagctgcagctcctgcacttctggctcttgctgggcatctacctggctgccctcctgggcaacggcctcatcagcacagccgtagcctgcgaccaccgcctgcacacccccatgtacttcttcctcctcaacctcgccctcctcgacctgggctgcatctccaccactctccccaaagccatggccaatgccctctggcacaccaggcacatctcctacgcaggatgtgctgcacaggtccttctctttgtcttcttcttctcagcagaatattatcttctcaccatcatgtcctatgaccgctacgttgccatctgcaagcccctgcactacgggaccctgctgggcagcagagcttgtgccaccatggcagcagctgcctggggcactgggctctTTAATTCcttgctgcacactgccaatacattttccctgccccTGTGCCAAGgaaatgctgtggatcagtttttctgtgaaatcccccaaatcctcaagctctcctgctcagaatccTACCTCAGCGAAGTTGGGTTACTCCTTTTCAGTGTCTGTTTATCTCTTggttgttttgtcttcattgttgtgtcctatgtgcagatcttcagggccgtgctgaggatgccctctgagcaggggcagcacaaagccttctccacgtgcctccctcacctggccgtggtctctCTGTTTGTCAGCACAGGCTTTTTTGCCTACGTGAAGCCCCCCTCTATCTCCTCCCCATTCATAGATCTGACAGTGGCACTTCTGTACTCTGTGGTTCCTCCAACACTGAACCCCattatctacagcatgaggaacaaggagATCAAGCATGCCCTCCGCAAACTGTTGCAATATGTGCACTATTCCAGCTTCAGTAAAGTGCCCATCTTCCTCACGTGA